In the genome of Saccopteryx leptura isolate mSacLep1 chromosome 10, mSacLep1_pri_phased_curated, whole genome shotgun sequence, one region contains:
- the SPINK8 gene encoding serine protease inhibitor Kazal-type 8, which translates to MRGAFLNTVLVLAISVWAAFAVDFPLPTGEGASLQETKVKCINSINQCWFLSYIKPSEPICGSDQVTYNGECHLCFRIINERLNITKLHDGPCENS; encoded by the exons ATGAGGGGGGCCTTCCTGAACACTGTCCTTGTGCTGGCCATCTCCGTGTGGGCTGCCTTTGCAGTTG ACTTCCCGCTTCCCACAGGCGAAGGGGCTAGCCTCCAAGAGACAAAG GTCAAATGCATCAACAGTATAAATCAGTGCTGGTTTCTCTCCTACATCAAGCCAAGTGAGCCCATATGTGGCAGTGATCAGGTTACCTACAATGGTGAATGCCACCTCTGCTTCAGAATTAT AAATGAAAGGCTGAACATAACAAAACTTCATGATGGACCATGT GAAAACTCCTGA